A part of Olleya sp. Bg11-27 genomic DNA contains:
- a CDS encoding Mrp/NBP35 family ATP-binding protein: protein MKLNKQDILKALETITVPGEGQNMVESGAITNVVTFADEVIVDITIKNPALQARKKTEVEILQAIHKNVYEKAKIKINVTVDAPEKSAPNVIKGKHIPGIKNIVAVASGKGGVGKSTVTANLAVTLAKMGFKVGVLDADIYGPSMPIMFDVASERPLSTTVDGKSKMKPVENYGVKILSIGFFTKPDQAVVWRGPMAAKALNQMIFDAAWGELDFLLLDLPPGTGDIHLSIMQSLPITGAVIVSTPQTVALADAKKGVAMFQQDSINVPVLGIIENMAYFTPAELPDNKYYIFGKEGAKHLAEDLQVPLLGELPLVQSIREAGDVGRPAAMQTGTPLEKAFEKITQNVVQQVVDRNDNLPATEAIKITTMAGCSAVNKK from the coding sequence ATGAAATTAAATAAACAAGACATACTTAAAGCTCTAGAAACTATAACAGTACCAGGAGAAGGTCAAAATATGGTCGAAAGCGGAGCAATAACAAACGTTGTCACTTTTGCAGACGAGGTTATTGTGGACATAACAATAAAAAACCCAGCCTTACAAGCGCGTAAAAAGACGGAAGTAGAAATTCTACAAGCCATCCATAAAAACGTGTACGAAAAAGCTAAGATTAAAATTAACGTTACAGTAGATGCACCAGAAAAGTCAGCACCTAATGTAATCAAAGGCAAACACATTCCTGGTATCAAAAATATTGTAGCTGTAGCTTCAGGAAAAGGAGGGGTAGGTAAATCTACAGTAACAGCAAATCTTGCAGTAACATTAGCCAAAATGGGATTTAAAGTTGGTGTTTTAGATGCCGATATTTACGGACCATCAATGCCAATCATGTTTGATGTGGCGTCCGAGCGTCCATTGTCAACAACAGTAGACGGTAAATCAAAAATGAAACCTGTAGAAAACTACGGGGTTAAAATATTATCTATCGGGTTTTTTACAAAACCAGATCAAGCAGTCGTTTGGAGAGGGCCAATGGCAGCCAAAGCATTAAATCAAATGATTTTTGATGCCGCTTGGGGCGAGTTAGATTTCTTATTATTGGACTTACCTCCAGGAACGGGAGATATCCATTTAAGTATCATGCAATCACTACCAATCACAGGAGCAGTAATTGTAAGTACACCACAAACAGTAGCCTTAGCAGATGCTAAAAAAGGAGTTGCAATGTTCCAACAAGACAGTATTAACGTACCTGTTTTAGGAATTATAGAAAACATGGCTTACTTTACACCAGCAGAATTACCAGATAACAAATATTATATCTTTGGTAAAGAAGGTGCAAAACACTTAGCAGAAGACTTACAAGTACCATTGTTAGGAGAGTTACCGTTAGTACAAAGTATTCGAGAAGCAGGAGATGTTGGTCGCCCAGCAGCAATGCAAACTGGAACACCACTAGAGAAAGCGTTCGAAAAAATTACACAAAATGTAGTGCAGCAAGTCGTGGACAGAAACGATAATTTGCCAGCTACCGAAGCTATCAAAATAACCACTATGGCAGGATGTTCTGCAGTTAATAAAAAATAA
- a CDS encoding NifU family protein, with protein sequence MTTEELRLNVEKALEEIRPFLQNDGGDITLLSIENNEVKVQLEGACTSCSVNQMTLKSGVEMTIKKYAPQIERVINVG encoded by the coding sequence ATGACAACAGAAGAGCTAAGACTAAACGTAGAAAAAGCACTAGAAGAAATTCGTCCTTTTTTGCAAAACGATGGCGGTGATATCACCCTATTGTCAATAGAAAATAACGAAGTAAAAGTGCAGTTAGAAGGCGCGTGTACCTCATGTAGTGTCAACCAAATGACGTTAAAGTCAGGGGTAGAAATGACCATCAAAAAGTACGCGCCACAGATAGAGCGTGTCATTAACGTAGGGTAA
- a CDS encoding response regulator transcription factor codes for MNKKDIKILLVDDEPDILEIVGYNLTNEGYQVVTAKNGLEAVKKAKKEKPQLIILDVMMPEMDGIEACEAIRKIPELSTTLITFLTARGEDYSQVAGFDAGADDYITKPIKPKVLVSKVKALLRRLKTEEVAGSLITIGNLVINREEYKIVLAGKEIVLPRKEFELLSLLASKPGKVFKREDILDRVWGNEVVVGGRTIDVHIRKLREKIGDDSFKTVKGVGYKFVE; via the coding sequence ATGAATAAAAAAGATATAAAAATTCTTTTAGTCGATGATGAGCCAGATATTTTAGAAATTGTTGGTTACAATCTTACCAATGAGGGTTATCAGGTGGTAACTGCTAAAAACGGATTAGAAGCTGTTAAGAAAGCAAAAAAAGAAAAACCACAACTTATTATTCTAGATGTAATGATGCCAGAAATGGATGGAATCGAAGCTTGTGAGGCTATTCGTAAGATACCAGAATTAAGTACTACGCTTATTACATTTTTAACAGCAAGAGGAGAAGACTATTCTCAAGTCGCAGGATTTGATGCAGGTGCTGATGACTATATTACCAAGCCGATAAAACCAAAAGTTTTGGTAAGCAAAGTAAAAGCTTTACTAAGACGCTTAAAAACGGAAGAAGTAGCTGGGTCATTGATCACTATCGGAAACTTAGTTATTAATAGAGAAGAGTATAAAATTGTTTTAGCAGGAAAAGAGATTGTATTACCACGTAAAGAATTCGAATTGTTGTCTTTACTAGCGTCTAAGCCTGGTAAGGTTTTTAAAAGAGAAGATATTTTAGATCGCGTTTGGGGTAACGAGGTTGTTGTTGGGGGGCGTACTATAGATGTGCATATCCGTAAACTACGTGAAAAAATTGGAGACGACAGTTTTAAAACAGTCAAAGGTGTTGGATATAAATTTGTAGAATAA
- a CDS encoding metallophosphoesterase family protein codes for MFSGKKKLDRAYQQAKVIAFDNTSKFILFSDCHRGDNSFADDFSNNRNIYYHALKHYYVKDFDYAELGDGDELWENISFNAILNAHKNVYMLMKLFHKKKRLHMIWGNHDMVYRNPEYVKKNLSTFFDTKEGKDVELFKDLNYNEAIVLKHKDSNQEVFLTHGHQADWWNYTFWKWSRFMVRVLWKPLNVMGIADPTSPAKNYTELIKVERRTKNWITSNNNLITIIGHTHRPRFPEPGDVAFFNDGSCVHPRCITGIEIENGAISLIKWQIATKEDGTLQIVRVLLEGPRRLLDYKK; via the coding sequence ATGTTTTCAGGAAAAAAGAAATTAGATCGTGCCTACCAACAAGCTAAAGTGATTGCGTTTGACAATACGTCCAAATTTATATTATTTAGCGATTGTCATCGTGGTGATAATAGTTTTGCTGATGATTTTTCTAATAATAGAAACATCTATTACCATGCTTTAAAACACTACTACGTTAAGGACTTTGATTATGCCGAATTGGGTGATGGGGATGAACTTTGGGAAAACATATCGTTTAATGCCATATTAAATGCCCATAAAAACGTGTATATGCTTATGAAGCTGTTTCATAAAAAAAAGCGCTTACATATGATTTGGGGTAATCATGATATGGTCTATCGAAACCCTGAGTATGTAAAGAAAAATCTATCAACCTTTTTTGACACTAAAGAAGGAAAAGATGTGGAGTTGTTTAAAGATCTTAATTATAATGAAGCCATTGTACTAAAACACAAAGACAGCAATCAAGAAGTGTTTTTAACACATGGACATCAAGCCGATTGGTGGAATTACACCTTTTGGAAATGGAGTCGATTTATGGTCCGTGTACTTTGGAAGCCCTTAAATGTTATGGGAATAGCAGATCCGACAAGTCCTGCTAAAAACTACACCGAACTAATTAAAGTAGAACGTAGAACTAAAAATTGGATCACATCCAACAATAACCTAATTACGATTATTGGCCATACCCATAGACCACGTTTTCCAGAACCTGGTGATGTGGCCTTTTTTAATGATGGTAGCTGCGTCCACCCACGATGCATTACTGGAATTGAAATTGAAAATGGTGCTATCTCATTAATTAAGTGGCAAATTGCAACTAAAGAAGATGGTACTTTGCAAATTGTACGTGTGCTTTTGGAAGGGCCTCGACGTTTGTTGGATTATAAGAAATAG
- a CDS encoding LysE family translocator: protein MNLTITFFTSLLIALVGVIPPGLLNMTAAKISIKEGYSRGLVFSLGVCIIVIVQTLIAVSFARYLSKHPETVQILQRVAFVLFVLITVYFFLLAKKEAKPEKERERKSKRSQFFYGMFLSALNVFPIPYQAYMSVTLASLGLITLDNVNVATYVAGAAIGTFIMLYLYVFFLKKIKNEKLKSQKNMNYIIGSITGVIAIITLINIAKDF, encoded by the coding sequence TTGAATTTAACAATCACTTTTTTTACAAGCCTACTAATAGCTTTAGTCGGAGTAATCCCTCCGGGACTACTCAACATGACTGCTGCAAAAATTAGTATAAAGGAGGGCTATAGTCGTGGTTTAGTATTTTCTTTAGGCGTTTGCATCATCGTGATTGTACAAACACTAATAGCCGTTAGTTTTGCGCGTTATTTAAGTAAACATCCGGAGACTGTTCAAATATTACAGCGGGTCGCTTTTGTTTTGTTTGTTTTGATAACGGTTTATTTTTTTCTTTTGGCAAAAAAAGAAGCTAAACCAGAAAAAGAACGCGAAAGAAAAAGCAAACGAAGTCAGTTTTTTTATGGTATGTTTCTATCTGCTTTAAACGTGTTTCCTATTCCGTATCAGGCGTATATGAGTGTTACATTGGCTAGCTTGGGTTTAATAACATTAGATAATGTTAATGTCGCAACTTATGTGGCAGGAGCCGCTATAGGAACATTTATAATGCTTTATTTGTACGTGTTTTTCTTGAAGAAAATTAAAAACGAAAAACTAAAGTCGCAAAAAAACATGAACTATATTATTGGTTCTATTACGGGAGTGATTGCAATTATTACTTTAATAAACATCGCCAAAGACTTTTAA
- a CDS encoding MGMT family protein yields MKPETLNFFEKVYEVAKQIPYGRVTSYGAIANYLGANRGARMVGYAMNGSHNKDVPAHRVVNRKGLLTGKHHFDGTNLMQQLLESEGIEVIDNQIQNLETHFWNPSELLSE; encoded by the coding sequence ATGAAGCCAGAAACGCTTAATTTTTTTGAGAAAGTGTACGAAGTGGCTAAGCAAATTCCATATGGTCGTGTAACTAGTTATGGTGCTATTGCTAATTATTTAGGTGCCAATCGTGGTGCCAGAATGGTTGGGTATGCCATGAATGGTTCTCACAACAAAGATGTTCCCGCACACCGCGTAGTAAATCGTAAAGGCTTGCTTACCGGAAAACATCATTTTGATGGTACTAATCTAATGCAACAATTATTAGAAAGTGAAGGCATTGAGGTTATCGATAACCAAATACAAAACTTAGAGACACACTTTTGGAATCCTTCAGAGTTACTTTCGGAATAA
- the trmB gene encoding tRNA (guanosine(46)-N7)-methyltransferase TrmB, translated as MGSKNKQKRFRENETFDNVFQPSRSQLVDEVYEHKGNWNKNVFKNDNPLVLELGCGKGEYSVALGKKYPNKNFIGIDIKGARFWRGAKTATEDDMPNVAFIRTQIELVESVFSENEVDEIWITFPDPQIKYKRTKHRMTNTTFLKRYKNILKPDGIMNLKTDSEFMHGYTLGLLHGEGHEVLHSNNDVYRQEGSPEEVTAIQTHYESIYLEQNKPITYIRFKIN; from the coding sequence GTGGGGAGCAAGAATAAGCAAAAAAGATTTAGAGAGAATGAAACCTTTGACAATGTGTTTCAGCCATCTAGAAGCCAATTAGTGGACGAGGTTTACGAGCATAAAGGGAATTGGAATAAAAACGTCTTTAAAAACGACAACCCATTAGTATTAGAGCTAGGTTGTGGTAAAGGAGAGTATAGTGTTGCTTTGGGTAAAAAATATCCGAATAAAAATTTTATAGGTATAGATATTAAAGGGGCGCGTTTTTGGAGAGGAGCCAAAACTGCAACAGAGGATGATATGCCAAACGTTGCTTTTATCCGTACTCAAATTGAGTTGGTAGAATCTGTTTTTTCAGAAAATGAAGTTGACGAAATCTGGATAACATTTCCAGATCCACAAATAAAATACAAGCGTACCAAACATAGAATGACAAATACTACGTTTTTAAAACGTTATAAAAATATTTTAAAACCTGATGGAATCATGAACCTTAAAACTGATTCCGAGTTTATGCATGGGTATACCTTAGGGTTATTGCATGGTGAAGGTCACGAGGTTTTACATTCTAATAATGACGTGTATAGACAAGAAGGAAGTCCAGAAGAAGTTACAGCTATCCAAACACATTACGAGAGTATCTATTTGGAACAAAACAAACCAATTACGTATATTCGATTCAAAATTAACTAA
- a CDS encoding glycosyltransferase, translating to MKKRILVAPLNWGIGHATRCIPIINALITEGFEPIIASDGQALRLLEKEFDTLTFIKLPSYNIKYAKSKQWFKWHMLLQLPKIKKAIKRERNAIKKIVVDYNIQGIISDNRMGVISKHVPSVFITHQLNVLSGNTTRLSTYFHDRYLKAFDVCWIPDFENTPNLSGLLGHNFSNKGLELKYIGPLSRLEKVALKPKYNIMVLLSGPEPQRTILEEQLLSSLINYNGKVIFVRGKIETEQTVMLETPFTIYNFMQTEELQNAINKSDLIISRSGYTTIMDLAKLGKQAFFIPTPGQFEQEYLADYLDKNGTIASCNQTEFTLDELNRITGYSGFDSFKNEIDFKVLFTLFQG from the coding sequence ATGAAAAAAAGAATTCTTGTTGCGCCTTTAAATTGGGGAATTGGTCATGCCACGCGTTGCATACCGATAATTAATGCTTTGATTACTGAAGGCTTTGAACCAATTATAGCTAGCGATGGTCAAGCATTACGCTTACTTGAAAAAGAATTTGACACCCTTACGTTTATAAAATTACCATCTTACAATATTAAATATGCAAAATCTAAACAATGGTTTAAATGGCATATGTTGTTACAATTACCAAAAATTAAAAAAGCAATAAAAAGAGAACGCAACGCTATTAAGAAAATAGTTGTCGATTATAATATACAAGGCATCATCTCTGATAATCGGATGGGTGTGATTTCTAAACACGTCCCTTCTGTTTTTATTACACATCAATTAAATGTTTTAAGCGGAAATACAACTAGATTAAGTACGTACTTCCATGATCGTTATTTAAAAGCTTTTGATGTATGCTGGATTCCTGATTTTGAAAACACGCCTAATTTAAGCGGATTACTAGGTCATAATTTTAGTAACAAAGGGTTAGAATTAAAATATATTGGTCCTTTAAGTCGATTAGAAAAGGTGGCTTTAAAGCCGAAATACAATATAATGGTTTTATTGTCTGGTCCAGAACCACAGCGCACCATACTGGAAGAACAGCTACTATCATCTTTAATTAATTACAATGGAAAAGTGATTTTTGTTAGAGGAAAAATTGAAACAGAACAGACCGTTATGCTTGAAACACCTTTTACTATTTATAATTTTATGCAAACCGAAGAGTTACAAAATGCGATTAATAAAAGTGATCTTATTATTTCGCGTTCTGGCTATACAACCATTATGGATTTAGCAAAATTAGGTAAACAGGCCTTTTTTATACCAACGCCTGGGCAGTTTGAACAAGAGTATTTGGCTGATTATTTAGATAAAAATGGGACGATTGCTAGTTGTAATCAAACCGAATTTACTTTAGATGAATTAAACCGAATCACGGGCTACTCAGGTTTTGACAGTTTTAAAAACGAGATTGATTTTAAAGTATTATTTACGCTTTTTCAAGGGTAA
- a CDS encoding NAD(P)/FAD-dependent oxidoreductase, with protein sequence MIKTDILIIGAGPTGLFAVFEAGLLKLKCHLIDALPQPGGQCSEIYPKKPIYDIPAYPEILAGDLTHKLMEQCKQFEPGFTLGERAETIEKQDDGSFIVTTNKGTQHQAPVVAIAGGLGSFEPRKPVIENLASFEDHGVEYIIKEPEFYRDKKVVIAGGGDSALDWSIYLSDIASEVTLIHRRSEFRGHLDSVEKVQELKNAGKINLITPAEVVGVEGNGKLEAIVVKQGDETFTKPCDHFVPLFGLSPKLGPIANWGLEIEKNAIKVNNALDYQTNIPGIYAIGDVNTYPGKLKLILCGFHEATLMCQSAYQIINPGKRYVLKYTTVSGVDGFDGTRKEAPKAVVKAID encoded by the coding sequence ATGATTAAAACAGACATACTAATAATAGGCGCAGGACCAACAGGTCTTTTCGCAGTGTTTGAAGCAGGATTATTAAAACTTAAATGTCATTTAATAGACGCATTACCACAACCAGGTGGGCAATGCTCAGAGATATATCCAAAAAAACCTATTTATGATATTCCTGCCTATCCAGAAATTTTGGCGGGAGATTTAACGCATAAATTAATGGAGCAATGCAAGCAATTTGAACCTGGATTTACATTGGGAGAGCGTGCAGAAACAATTGAGAAACAAGACGACGGTTCATTTATAGTGACCACTAATAAAGGCACGCAACACCAAGCACCAGTAGTTGCAATTGCAGGTGGTTTAGGTAGTTTTGAACCTCGTAAACCAGTCATTGAAAATCTAGCAAGTTTTGAAGATCATGGTGTCGAGTATATTATAAAAGAACCTGAGTTTTACAGAGACAAAAAAGTAGTCATAGCAGGTGGAGGTGATTCTGCTTTAGACTGGAGTATTTATCTAAGCGACATCGCGTCAGAAGTGACGTTAATACACAGGCGTAGTGAGTTTAGAGGTCATTTAGATTCTGTAGAAAAAGTACAAGAACTTAAAAACGCTGGTAAAATTAATCTAATCACGCCCGCTGAGGTTGTTGGAGTAGAAGGTAATGGTAAATTAGAAGCTATTGTTGTAAAACAGGGTGACGAGACGTTTACAAAACCATGTGATCATTTTGTGCCGCTATTTGGTTTATCTCCAAAATTAGGACCTATTGCAAACTGGGGATTAGAGATAGAGAAAAATGCCATTAAAGTTAATAATGCTTTAGACTATCAAACTAATATACCAGGGATTTACGCCATTGGAGATGTAAATACCTATCCAGGAAAATTAAAATTAATTCTTTGTGGATTCCATGAGGCGACACTAATGTGTCAATCAGCCTATCAAATCATTAATCCAGGAAAGCGCTACGTATTAAAGTATACGACAGTTAGTGGTGTTGATGGATTTGACGGAACACGTAAAGAAGCACCAAAGGCAGTTGTAAAAGCAATTGATTAA
- a CDS encoding T9SS type A sorting domain-containing protein gives MKKLYFLLSILIGLTSVNNILAQGAETFNNLTLSGNSYTDGSFTGDNGVIWNYTQCRDENGDNNSSGINGKAIMLRRISDNSAISTQSGANGVGGLTLKLYKGFTGGGDRQVELFVNGTSYGTSTAFDDFTEHIFTVPNINIMGDVLIEIKNNTGKQVIIDDVTWSASGQTLSTDKFETTAFSIFPNPTTQNFVTIKTTKNQPTTVIAFDILGKQVLKTVLKTNRLDISELNAGVYIIQLTQNETTTTKKLVIQ, from the coding sequence ATGAAAAAACTTTACTTTTTACTATCTATTTTAATAGGCTTAACCTCTGTTAACAACATATTAGCACAAGGGGCAGAAACGTTTAACAATCTAACCTTATCCGGAAACTCATATACAGACGGGTCTTTTACTGGTGACAACGGAGTGATATGGAATTACACACAATGTAGAGATGAGAATGGTGATAATAATAGTTCTGGGATAAATGGAAAAGCCATTATGTTAAGACGTATTTCTGACAACAGCGCTATATCTACACAATCAGGCGCAAATGGTGTCGGAGGACTTACCCTAAAACTTTACAAAGGATTTACAGGAGGAGGCGACAGACAAGTAGAGTTATTTGTTAACGGAACGTCTTATGGCACTTCTACTGCTTTTGACGACTTTACTGAACATATTTTTACTGTTCCTAATATTAACATAATGGGAGATGTCTTGATTGAAATTAAAAATAACACCGGTAAGCAAGTTATCATTGATGATGTTACTTGGTCTGCTTCTGGACAAACATTATCTACTGATAAATTTGAAACTACAGCTTTTTCGATATTTCCTAATCCGACGACTCAAAATTTTGTTACCATTAAAACCACAAAAAACCAACCTACAACTGTTATTGCTTTCGATATTCTAGGTAAGCAAGTCTTAAAAACGGTTTTAAAAACTAACCGACTAGATATTTCTGAATTAAACGCGGGAGTCTATATTATACAACTAACACAAAACGAAACTACAACGACTAAAAAATTAGTGATTCAATAA
- a CDS encoding 2Fe-2S iron-sulfur cluster-binding protein has protein sequence MEQDINIKITDRDGVTHQIVAPTDMAMNLMEIVRSYELAPEGTIGICGGMAMCASCQCYVLSDTPLPEMQDDEEAMLSEAFDVKDNSRLGCQIQMTPEMEGLEVELAPES, from the coding sequence ATGGAACAAGACATAAATATCAAAATAACAGACAGAGACGGTGTAACACACCAAATAGTAGCACCAACAGACATGGCTATGAATTTAATGGAAATCGTACGTAGTTACGAGCTTGCTCCGGAAGGTACCATTGGAATCTGTGGAGGTATGGCTATGTGTGCCTCTTGTCAATGTTATGTATTAAGTGATACACCATTACCAGAAATGCAAGACGATGAAGAAGCTATGCTTAGCGAGGCATTTGATGTTAAAGACAATTCACGTTTAGGATGTCAAATACAAATGACGCCAGAAATGGAAGGTTTGGAAGTGGAATTGGCGCCAGAATCCTAA
- a CDS encoding sensor histidine kinase: MGVFLYLYHVGSAFQLAVFAFATYSVSFLIIQYRVEKFIYKRINKIYKDLTLLESVSFRKNSITTDMATLTKQIDQYAKNKKLEIETLKVREEYRKEFMGNVSHELKTPLFTVQGYLETLLDGAIHDEKVSSKYLERANKGVERLIYIVKDLDMITKLEVGDLRLDIATFDIVQLVQSVFELLEMKAAKKKITLTFDMHYKEPIMVKGDEERIQQVLTNLVVNSIKYGREKGTTEVSIEKLIKNKVIVRVTDNGEGIEKKNIPRLFERFYRVDKSGSRKEGGSGLGLAIVKHIVEAHDEKIYVESEINIGSEFSFTLEKA; this comes from the coding sequence ATGGGCGTTTTTTTGTATTTGTATCATGTCGGAAGCGCATTCCAGTTAGCGGTATTTGCATTTGCAACCTATAGCGTGTCTTTTTTGATAATACAATATAGAGTAGAAAAATTTATTTACAAACGTATTAATAAAATCTATAAAGACTTAACGCTTTTGGAGTCTGTCAGTTTTAGAAAAAACAGTATTACGACAGATATGGCAACGTTAACAAAGCAGATAGATCAATATGCTAAAAATAAAAAGCTAGAGATCGAAACGCTTAAAGTCAGAGAAGAATACCGTAAGGAATTTATGGGAAATGTTTCGCACGAGCTTAAAACGCCATTATTTACAGTACAGGGGTATTTAGAGACGTTACTTGATGGTGCTATCCATGACGAGAAAGTTTCTAGTAAGTATCTAGAAAGAGCTAATAAAGGTGTGGAACGATTAATATACATAGTCAAAGATTTGGATATGATTACCAAATTAGAGGTTGGTGATTTACGTTTAGACATTGCTACTTTTGACATTGTGCAATTAGTACAAAGTGTTTTTGAATTGTTGGAAATGAAAGCAGCTAAAAAGAAAATCACGTTAACTTTTGATATGCATTATAAAGAGCCAATAATGGTAAAAGGCGATGAAGAACGAATACAGCAAGTGTTAACTAATTTGGTGGTAAACTCTATTAAATACGGTAGGGAAAAAGGAACGACAGAAGTTAGTATAGAAAAATTAATAAAAAACAAAGTTATTGTTAGAGTAACCGATAATGGAGAAGGGATTGAGAAAAAAAATATCCCGAGATTATTCGAGCGTTTTTATAGAGTTGACAAAAGTGGTTCGCGTAAAGAAGGAGGTTCAGGATTGGGACTTGCAATAGTTAAGCATATTGTAGAAGCGCATGATGAAAAAATTTATGTCGAAAGCGAAATTAATATTGGAAGCGAGTTTTCTTTTACCCTTGAAAAAGCGTAA
- a CDS encoding FG-GAP-like repeat-containing protein — protein MLKQLFFIKVLFLTIHVFSQNISEVDLSDSNLEGVIYGDAIWLDTTNDSDFEFLITGASSNNAQYSVLSKNIQNGFTIDTDNIVRAFSNSASDKADFNNDGFVDFIITGNNNDTDKTILYINDGLGRFEEHILPMMATTFGKIKVVDLNNDSLVDVIITGLEGSVYGAKLYYQNTLGGFDESSVILMANYFGDITLIDVNNDNYIDVLLTGFDTSYQPNSKLYINIEGLLLEAENQTIEPYYFTGTGVLDVDNDGDDDIIISGVNSSYVGETAVFVNDGNGNFIKDENGMSIFSQVYFGDLDVVDFNNDGFDDVFSTGQDENATYMSNLYINNTTGSFNHNVAISNVIEGVAISSSDWEDFDDDGDKDLLLVGLGNDGNEKIKIYKNETVSLSVDTYLKKTISLYPNPVNDIINIRGVTIKGGEISITNALGQTVISTGLIDVINVSHLESGIYFITIESDSNKKETLKFIKK, from the coding sequence ATGTTAAAACAATTATTTTTTATAAAAGTACTATTCTTAACTATTCATGTTTTTTCTCAAAACATTTCAGAAGTAGATTTAAGTGATTCTAATTTGGAAGGCGTTATATATGGAGATGCAATTTGGTTAGACACCACAAATGATAGTGATTTTGAGTTCTTAATTACAGGTGCCAGTTCAAATAATGCTCAGTACTCAGTGTTATCGAAGAATATTCAAAACGGATTTACAATTGATACAGATAATATAGTAAGAGCTTTTTCTAATTCGGCTTCGGATAAAGCAGATTTTAATAATGATGGATTTGTTGATTTTATTATTACCGGGAATAATAACGATACTGATAAAACGATCTTATATATTAATGATGGGTTAGGCCGTTTTGAGGAGCATATCTTACCCATGATGGCTACTACTTTTGGTAAAATTAAGGTTGTAGATTTAAATAATGATAGTTTAGTAGATGTTATAATCACAGGTTTGGAAGGAAGTGTTTACGGAGCAAAACTGTATTATCAAAATACCTTAGGTGGTTTTGATGAAAGTTCAGTTATTCTTATGGCTAATTATTTTGGAGATATAACTTTGATTGATGTTAATAATGATAATTATATTGATGTTTTATTGACAGGGTTTGACACTTCTTATCAACCCAATTCTAAATTATATATCAACATAGAAGGTCTTCTTCTCGAAGCTGAAAATCAAACAATAGAACCTTACTATTTTACAGGAACAGGGGTTTTGGATGTTGATAATGATGGTGACGATGATATCATTATTAGTGGCGTAAATAGTAGTTATGTTGGAGAAACGGCTGTTTTTGTTAATGATGGAAACGGAAACTTTATTAAAGATGAAAATGGAATGTCTATTTTTAGTCAAGTTTATTTTGGCGATTTAGATGTTGTAGATTTTAATAATGATGGCTTTGATGATGTTTTTAGCACTGGACAAGATGAAAATGCGACCTATATGTCAAATTTGTATATTAATAATACAACAGGAAGCTTTAATCATAATGTTGCGATAAGTAATGTTATTGAAGGTGTTGCTATAAGTTCATCAGATTGGGAAGATTTTGATGATGACGGAGATAAAGATCTACTATTGGTTGGTTTAGGTAATGATGGTAATGAAAAGATAAAAATTTATAAAAATGAAACGGTTTCATTATCTGTTGATACTTATTTAAAAAAGACTATCTCATTATACCCTAACCCGGTAAATGACATTATAAACATTAGAGGGGTAACAATAAAAGGGGGAGAAATTTCAATTACAAATGCATTAGGACAAACCGTTATTAGTACAGGTTTAATTGATGTTATAAATGTGAGTCATTTAGAAAGCGGCATTTATTTTATTACTATTGAATCTGATTCTAATAAAAAAGAGACTTTAAAGTTTATTAAAAAATAA